A window of Pirellula sp. SH-Sr6A contains these coding sequences:
- a CDS encoding class I SAM-dependent methyltransferase, with product MDLQKIQDFWQARTKVEDPRLATNYRNDGRLQIDVNFITERLTPDARILDLGAGTCTLAQELLPMASRIIAVDKFEGFLNRAPIDAKLDTVCGDAATFLIDMQFDAILLFGVVNFLTVEAEETLYQNCASMLADDGVFIVKNQCGIEREIIVDKFSEELQCNYHARYPFVDNQFTSLSQHFVTQQFDIYPNHINRWADTHFYAFECRK from the coding sequence ATGGACTTGCAGAAAATTCAAGACTTTTGGCAGGCTAGAACAAAGGTCGAAGACCCTAGGCTGGCAACGAACTACAGGAATGATGGTCGGCTGCAAATCGACGTTAATTTTATTACCGAGCGATTGACACCCGACGCACGGATCCTGGACTTGGGAGCTGGTACGTGTACTCTCGCCCAGGAGCTATTACCTATGGCTTCACGGATTATTGCGGTGGACAAGTTCGAGGGTTTCCTAAACCGCGCTCCTATCGATGCGAAATTGGATACGGTTTGTGGCGACGCCGCGACCTTTCTGATCGACATGCAATTCGATGCCATTTTATTGTTCGGTGTTGTCAATTTCTTGACGGTCGAAGCGGAAGAAACGCTATACCAAAACTGTGCGAGCATGCTCGCGGATGATGGGGTCTTTATCGTTAAAAACCAATGTGGTATCGAACGAGAGATCATCGTGGATAAGTTTTCAGAAGAGTTGCAATGCAACTACCATGCACGCTATCCGTTCGTGGACAACCAGTTCACATCCCTCAGCCAACATTTTGTGACCCAGCAGTTCGACATTTATCCCAACCACATCAACCGCTGGGCCGATACGCATTTCTATGCTTTTGAATGCCGCAAATAG
- a CDS encoding glycosyltransferase, producing MKLAWYTPYSQRSAIGLFSKEVVTALLELGHDVTIVRSESADSAAWKTSRDAICEIISAASINPNVDDYLSRFDCVLYNVGNHYQNHSYCLSHQEKVPGITLLHDYILHNLLIEWLTQSRSHSYLDALMTESGREAVTCYKDASDDLENKWFMSRAADHPVLRFAMQSTLGVVTHAEFYSAVCRSQLQCPVKSIPLAYCCTYEKQIALPQPPDSRFVLLTIGDVNANKRCEAVITALSESGDLSSRWQYRIVGNVSKAQEEKLLKLARNGKYPVDVILLGKVDDTTLQHEIKNSHAIACLRFPIIEGASASVIVSLASARPTLVSDGGSFAEIPEKLVYRVRQHTENADIQRQLTNIAMDYRSAVTRSLNARNWATQRHSGMQYAKSLIPFIAEVINSSPILKLVDSAATHLANWHCSPDIPTVYQVEAETTCLFGNVEV from the coding sequence ATGAAACTAGCTTGGTACACCCCCTATTCGCAACGTTCCGCCATTGGCCTATTCAGCAAAGAAGTTGTCACTGCCCTTCTCGAACTCGGCCATGATGTAACGATCGTCCGCAGTGAATCTGCGGATTCAGCCGCTTGGAAAACTAGCCGCGATGCAATTTGTGAAATCATTTCAGCTGCATCCATTAATCCAAATGTCGACGATTACCTGAGTCGGTTCGACTGCGTCCTCTACAATGTCGGGAATCATTACCAGAACCATTCCTATTGCCTAAGCCACCAAGAGAAAGTCCCAGGCATCACGCTCCTCCATGACTATATCTTGCACAACCTTCTTATCGAATGGCTCACCCAATCCAGATCACACTCCTACTTAGATGCCTTAATGACCGAAAGCGGACGTGAAGCAGTGACCTGCTACAAAGATGCTTCCGACGATTTAGAGAACAAGTGGTTTATGTCTCGAGCTGCGGACCATCCAGTCCTTCGTTTCGCAATGCAGTCGACGCTGGGAGTTGTCACACATGCAGAATTCTATAGTGCGGTTTGTCGCTCGCAGTTGCAGTGTCCAGTCAAATCCATACCGCTTGCATATTGCTGCACCTACGAGAAGCAAATTGCACTGCCCCAACCTCCCGATTCCCGTTTCGTTTTATTGACAATTGGTGATGTCAATGCAAACAAGCGATGCGAAGCGGTTATCACGGCTCTAAGCGAGTCAGGCGATTTGAGCTCTCGCTGGCAATATCGTATCGTCGGAAACGTCAGCAAAGCACAAGAAGAAAAGTTGCTCAAATTGGCGCGCAATGGCAAGTACCCAGTCGATGTCATTTTGCTTGGAAAAGTGGATGACACGACCTTGCAACATGAGATAAAGAATTCCCATGCGATCGCATGCTTGCGCTTTCCCATTATAGAAGGAGCCTCGGCGAGTGTCATTGTGAGCCTTGCTAGCGCTCGCCCAACGCTCGTCAGCGATGGAGGATCTTTTGCAGAGATACCCGAAAAATTAGTGTATCGGGTACGGCAACACACCGAGAATGCAGATATCCAGCGGCAACTGACAAACATAGCGATGGATTATCGCTCTGCTGTTACAAGATCTTTGAACGCTCGAAATTGGGCCACACAGCGCCATAGCGGCATGCAGTATGCTAAGTCGTTGATTCCGTTCATCGCGGAAGTAATCAATTCAAGCCCCATACTTAAATTGGTGGATTCGGCTGCAACACATCTTGCAAACTGGCATTGCTCACCCGACATACCCACTGTTTACCAAGTAGAAGCCGAGACGACTTGTCTCTTTGGAAACGTTGAGGTTTGA
- a CDS encoding glycosyltransferase family 4 protein: MTIYIDGSHTFCTSRNTGIERVVRKLASNLELISAEQNNEPARRVIHHSGRFAILTKGIEEQLTRVAAFEANPADQVPKVLRRLFELSTGLIRNRKWRKLVLPEPSHLGIYKLPYQIAKFAVTRKSLGRAEKVQWREGDLLVLPDAYWTRRDVWASVKAVRDCGAKVVTVFYDLIPLTHVEFVGGRRSEKFRHYVEQLLMNSDQVLAISKSVQQQLIEYVNENWGADDRCCRRIDSFPLGADVQVTDGTIRSEVRAYFESDGGRDGGAPYLVVGSLDPRKNHQQVVKAFEYLKRQGSPRRLCFIGRAGGLSGPLLDLMSTSSIYPSHLKHFSDLSDSELQYAYRNCEAVIMPSIVEGFGLPIVEALWYGANLLASDIPIHREVGGEHCTYFPLHEPENLARCLLAAERGRGVISTPYTPTTWKESTEAFLKISKAA; this comes from the coding sequence ATGACCATTTATATAGACGGATCGCATACGTTTTGCACATCGAGGAATACGGGAATCGAACGTGTGGTTCGAAAACTCGCTTCGAATCTGGAGCTCATTTCGGCAGAGCAAAACAATGAACCGGCTCGACGTGTTATCCATCATTCGGGTCGTTTTGCGATTCTCACAAAAGGAATTGAGGAACAGTTGACGCGCGTCGCTGCTTTTGAAGCGAACCCCGCTGACCAAGTTCCCAAAGTGCTGAGGCGACTATTTGAATTGTCGACGGGCTTGATTCGAAATAGGAAGTGGCGAAAGCTCGTTTTACCCGAACCATCCCATTTGGGGATTTACAAGCTTCCCTATCAAATAGCGAAGTTCGCAGTAACCAGGAAAAGCCTTGGCCGGGCCGAGAAAGTTCAATGGCGTGAAGGGGATCTTCTCGTACTACCGGATGCGTATTGGACGAGGAGAGATGTTTGGGCCAGTGTAAAAGCGGTTCGTGATTGCGGAGCCAAAGTAGTAACGGTGTTCTATGACCTTATCCCCCTGACGCATGTTGAGTTCGTAGGGGGAAGGCGATCTGAAAAGTTCCGGCATTATGTCGAGCAATTGCTGATGAACTCAGACCAAGTTCTTGCTATTTCGAAATCGGTTCAACAGCAACTCATTGAGTATGTCAATGAGAACTGGGGTGCTGATGACCGTTGCTGCCGTAGGATAGATTCGTTCCCTCTAGGTGCCGACGTTCAAGTGACAGATGGCACTATTCGGTCAGAGGTGAGAGCGTATTTCGAATCGGATGGCGGCCGCGATGGCGGAGCGCCTTATCTCGTCGTCGGTTCGCTCGATCCACGCAAGAACCATCAGCAAGTTGTGAAAGCCTTCGAGTATCTCAAGAGGCAGGGAAGCCCCAGACGCCTATGTTTCATTGGACGGGCCGGAGGATTGTCTGGACCGTTGTTGGATCTCATGTCTACGAGTTCGATTTATCCAAGTCACCTGAAGCATTTTTCGGATCTTTCGGATTCAGAGTTGCAGTACGCGTATCGAAATTGCGAAGCGGTGATTATGCCTTCGATAGTCGAAGGATTCGGACTACCTATCGTCGAGGCGCTTTGGTACGGAGCCAATCTTCTCGCGAGCGATATTCCTATCCACCGAGAAGTTGGGGGTGAACATTGCACTTACTTTCCGCTCCACGAGCCTGAGAACCTAGCCCGATGTTTGCTTGCAGCTGAAAGGGGAAGAGGAGTTATATCCACACCCTATACCCCGACGACTTGGAAGGAAAGCACAGAAGCTTTCTTGAAGATCTCGAAAGCGGCGTAG
- a CDS encoding glycosyltransferase family 4 protein, translated as MKIYVVNNMIPFLHGGAEDLANYLISHLRRVGHVAELLRIPFRYEPAESIYSEMLACRMMRIGDADLVIALKFPAYLIPHPNKVLWLVHQYRQAYDMWDSGYSNIPATEAGQQLRGSIKEADAECFRSVQRLYTISPVTQKRLKKYNQFESELLRTPINGPEDYVPGEYGDYIFCGGRINSTKRQHLLIEAMQHVRSDAKLLIAGPADSPQDSERLERMVEQYGLEDRVILRIGYHDRAELVPMMCNSLACAYLPIDEDSYGYVTMEANQAGKAVLTVNDSGGLLDLVLDDQTGWVRDPDPLQVAEALDLIFTNRQRTVEMGAHARHEWLKKEITWERTVERLVA; from the coding sequence ATGAAGATCTATGTTGTGAACAACATGATCCCCTTTCTGCACGGAGGGGCGGAGGACCTTGCAAACTACCTCATCTCTCACCTTAGGCGTGTGGGGCATGTCGCCGAGCTTTTGCGAATTCCCTTTCGTTACGAGCCAGCCGAAAGCATTTACTCCGAGATGCTAGCCTGTCGCATGATGCGAATCGGCGATGCAGACCTAGTTATCGCATTGAAATTCCCAGCCTACCTCATACCGCATCCGAACAAGGTATTGTGGTTGGTGCACCAATACCGTCAAGCTTACGACATGTGGGATTCGGGTTACTCGAACATTCCTGCTACAGAAGCGGGACAGCAACTGCGAGGATCTATCAAAGAAGCCGATGCAGAATGCTTCCGAAGTGTTCAGCGACTTTACACCATTTCCCCTGTCACTCAAAAGCGGTTAAAGAAATACAATCAGTTTGAAAGCGAATTGCTTCGGACTCCCATCAATGGCCCTGAAGATTACGTGCCGGGAGAATATGGAGATTATATTTTTTGCGGCGGAAGAATCAATTCGACAAAGCGACAGCATTTACTGATTGAAGCGATGCAACATGTGCGTTCTGATGCGAAATTGCTGATTGCAGGTCCCGCCGACTCTCCGCAAGATTCGGAGCGACTAGAGAGAATGGTCGAGCAATATGGCCTCGAGGACCGAGTAATTCTCAGGATTGGCTATCATGACCGCGCCGAGCTGGTTCCCATGATGTGCAATTCGCTCGCTTGCGCCTACTTGCCGATCGATGAAGATTCCTATGGATATGTGACCATGGAAGCGAATCAGGCGGGAAAAGCAGTGTTAACCGTCAATGACTCGGGTGGCCTGCTAGACCTGGTTCTGGACGACCAAACAGGTTGGGTGCGAGATCCCGACCCCCTCCAAGTTGCCGAAGCGTTGGACCTCATTTTTACCAACCGCCAGCGGACTGTGGAAATGGGCGCACATGCGAGACACGAGTGGCTAAAGAAGGAGATAACTTGGGAACGCACAGTGGAGCGGCTCGTCGCATGA
- a CDS encoding NTP transferase domain-containing protein — MQTTIVINAAGCGSRLGMGVPKSLVRVGKRRILDWQLNEMCAPTDRVKIVVGYMGHQVAKLAKNLFPSIEILTNPDWATTKTAASLSLGKAGVSGRVLSLDGDLLVHPEDFRRMVECQSDAIGVTPVISTQPVFAKLSDSGACESFSFQQPTPWEWTGLVNFNAQAVPDGKANVFEMMHCILPATTVCVRTVEVDTAEDLRQAPLIWSAMMKDILKKGFSNGLAENSRLLAG; from the coding sequence ATGCAAACGACCATTGTAATCAATGCTGCTGGTTGTGGATCACGCCTCGGGATGGGCGTACCAAAGTCCTTAGTTCGTGTGGGAAAACGTCGAATACTGGATTGGCAATTGAATGAAATGTGTGCCCCAACCGATCGGGTTAAGATCGTGGTGGGTTACATGGGGCATCAAGTAGCGAAACTTGCAAAAAACTTGTTTCCGAGCATTGAAATCCTGACAAATCCTGATTGGGCTACGACGAAAACGGCTGCCAGCCTTTCTCTCGGAAAGGCTGGTGTTAGCGGTCGAGTTCTTTCGCTAGACGGCGATTTGCTTGTGCATCCAGAAGACTTCCGGAGGATGGTCGAATGTCAATCCGATGCGATTGGCGTTACCCCGGTGATCTCGACGCAACCCGTCTTTGCCAAACTATCGGATTCAGGGGCGTGCGAGTCGTTCTCGTTTCAACAGCCAACTCCTTGGGAGTGGACCGGACTTGTGAACTTCAATGCACAAGCCGTGCCCGATGGCAAAGCGAATGTATTTGAAATGATGCATTGCATCCTTCCTGCCACAACCGTGTGTGTGCGAACCGTAGAAGTCGACACGGCCGAGGATCTACGACAAGCACCGTTGATTTGGTCTGCGATGATGAAAGACATATTAAAGAAGGGATTCAGCAATGGACTTGCAGAAAATTCAAGACTTTTGGCAGGCTAG